From Pelagibacterium flavum:
GAGCAACGCGAAAATTTCGCCCACCCTGATGTCAAGATTGATGTCTTTGAGGGCTTGAAAGCCCGTATCATAGATCTTGTTAAGACCCATGACCGCAACCGCGGGTTCTGCGGTCGTTATTTGCATGTTCATGGAAATTCGCCCTCCGGCCAGAGGTGCCTATATAAGATGCAATCGGTCGATGACCAGCCCCGTAGCAACAAAAAAGGCCCGCCGGAAGCGGGCCTTTCCAAAAACCGGGAAGCGATGGATTAACGCTTGGAGAACTGGAAGGAGCGACGGGCCTTGGCCTTGCCGTACTTCTTGCGTTCAACCACGCGGCTGTCGCGGGTCAGGAAACCACCCTTCTTGAGGACCGGTCGAAGCTCGGGCTCGTAGTGGGTCAGCGCCTGGGACAGACCGTGACGGATGGCGCCGGCCTGGCCGGACAGACCACCACCAGCGACAGTGGCGATCACGTCATACTGGTCCACTCGCTCGGTCGCCACGATGGGCTGCTGCAGGATCATCTGCAGAACCGGACGGGCAAAATAGGCAGTGAATTCCTTGCCGTTGACGGTGATCTTGCCCGAACCGGGCTTGACCCACACGCGGGCAACGGCGTCCTTACGCTTGCCAGTGGCATAAGCGCGGCCATAGCTGTCGAGCTTCTGGGTATAAACCGGTGCCGCTTCGACATTGGAGTCGGTAGCCGTGCCGAGGTCTTCGAGGGAGTTGATGGTCTCGGACATATTACTTCACCCTCACATTCTTGGTGTTGAGCGCGGCAACATCGAGAGTTTCGGGCTGCTGGGCTTCATGGGGATGCTCGGCACCGGCGTAAACGCGCAGGTTCTTGAGCTGGGCACGGGTCAGCGGGCCGCCCGGCATCATACGGCGCACGGCGTTTTCAACGACGCGCTCAGGGAAACGGCCCTCAAGCAGTTCGCGCATGGTGCGATCCTTGATGCCGCCGGGATAGCCGGTGTGCCAGTAGAAGCGCTTGTCATCGAGCTTCTTGCCGGTGAACTTCACCTTGTCGGCATTGATGACAATAACATTGTCGCCCATGTCCTGATTGGGAGTGAAAGTCGGCAGGTGCTTGCCGCGCAGACGGGTG
This genomic window contains:
- the rplM gene encoding 50S ribosomal protein L13; translation: MKTYSAKAGEIDKKWVLIDAEGLVVGRLAAVIATRLRGKHLPTFTPNQDMGDNVIVINADKVKFTGKKLDDKRFYWHTGYPGGIKDRTMRELLEGRFPERVVENAVRRMMPGGPLTRAQLKNLRVYAGAEHPHEAQQPETLDVAALNTKNVRVK
- the rpsI gene encoding 30S ribosomal protein S9, which codes for MSETINSLEDLGTATDSNVEAAPVYTQKLDSYGRAYATGKRKDAVARVWVKPGSGKITVNGKEFTAYFARPVLQMILQQPIVATERVDQYDVIATVAGGGLSGQAGAIRHGLSQALTHYEPELRPVLKKGGFLTRDSRVVERKKYGKAKARRSFQFSKR